One Brassica napus cultivar Da-Ae chromosome C4, Da-Ae, whole genome shotgun sequence genomic region harbors:
- the LOC106402720 gene encoding gibberellin 20 oxidase 4-like isoform X5: protein MKRESLLLTLFLLFLFLSNIKHLFISVEMEYITELSFNGQKTEDNPLTLFGSTVINNQQNQIPQEFVWPEDKKPSANVPILQIPLIDLAGVLSGDQFLVSEATRLVAEGAKQHGFFLVTNHGVDEGLMSSACTLMDSFFKSPTCEKQKAQRNHDESWGYTSSFVGKFKKNLPWKEMLSFRFSPQEKSENHSQIVKDFIIKKMGYGYNDFGSVYQEYAQAMSNLSLRIMELLAMSLGIKRSHFVEFFEDNESILRLNYYPKCKQPYDVLGSGPHCDPTSLTILQQDNSGLQVFVDNQWQSIPYNPQALVVNIGDTFRALTNGRYKSCLHRAVVNSQTERKTLVFFLSPRMDKVVKPPEELEGERAYPDFTWSLLHEFVMKHYRTDENTLKEFTKWLKTRRIFL from the exons atgaaaagAGAGAGCCTACTTCTAACGTTatttctccttttcttgtttctttcaaatattaaacatctattcaTTTCGGTTGAGATGGAATACATCACAGAGCTCTCTTTCAATGGACAGAAAACCGAAGATAACCCTTTGACACTCTTTGGTTCGACTGTCATTaacaatcaacaaaaccaaataccTCAAGAGTTTGTATGGCCGGAGGATAAGAAACCCTCTGCTAACGTTCCGATTCTCCAGATCCCCCTCATCGACCTCGCCGGTGTCCTCTCCGGCGACCAGTTCTTGGTCTCGGAGGCAACAAGACTCGTGGCAGAAGGGGCAAAACAACATGGTTTCTTCCTGGTCACCAACCATGGAGTCGATGAGGGACTCATGTCTAGTGCATGTACACTAATGGACAGTTTCTTTAAGTCACCGACTTGTGAGAAACAAAAGGCTCAGAGGAACCATGACGAAAGCTGGGGTTACACTAGTAGCTTTGTAGGAAAATTCAAGAAGAATCTCCCCTGGAAGGAAATGCTGTCGTTTAGGTTCTCCCCACAGGAAAAGAGCGAGAATCATTCCCAAATCGTTAAAGACTTCATTATTAAGAAAATGGGATACGGATACAACGATTTTGG GAGTGTTTATCAAGAATACGCGCAGGCCATGAGCAATCTCTCACTAAGGATCATGGAGCTTCTTGCAATGAGTCTTGGAATCAAAAGGAGCCATTTTGTAGAGTTTTTCGAAGACAACGAATCCATATTGAGATTGAATTACTACCCAAAGTGCAAGCAACCGTATGATGTATTAGGGTCAGGACCACATTGCGATCCAACCTCTCTAACCATACTTCAACAAGACAACAGTGGTCTTCAAGTTTTCGTGGACAACCAGTGGCAATCAATCCCTTATAACCCCCAAGCGTTGGTGGTTAACATTGGCGACACTTTCAGG GCTCTAACCAACGGAAGATACAAGAGTTGCTTGCATCGAGCGGTAGTAAATAGCCAAACCGAAAGAAAGACACTCGTATTTTTCCTATCTCCGCGAATGGACAAAGTGGTGAAGCCACCAGAAGAATTAGAAGGCGAAAGAGCGTATCCTGATTTTACATGGTCTTTGCTTCATGAGTTCGTAATGAAACATTATAGAACAGACGAGAACACGCTAAAAGAGTTCACAAAATGGCTCAAGACCAGAAGAATTTTCTTATGA
- the LOC125585912 gene encoding uncharacterized protein LOC125585912, translating to MTFVYGDPVLDRLDQVWERLTRFSTTRTGPWFMIGDFNEITCHEEKVGGRQRPASSFLAFKQMLNDCGMLEFPFTGDMLSWVGKRAGGSTVRCRLDRAVGNADWHEKFPHSSIKYMRLWGSDHRPILADILVKPMMRSKTFKFDKRWLDNEELRQVILEGWKSPDLPPDASIMEHISSCRKALGEWRRQHNINSAKLVEELKEKVEAMYADNNATTEEIAAALKELSEALKAEEMFWKQKSRIFESSNPEDIGEALTQVPTTITGAMNESLTAPVTEWEVKLALFAMHPEKAPGPDGMTALFYQKFWDIVKEDLTLMVNKFLVEGTVVNGLNDTNICLIPKMTKPNDMAQFRPISLCNVSYKIISKVLCQRLKKVLPGLISETQSAFVAGRQISDNIMIAQEMFHALRTKPSGRSKRMAIKTDMSKAYDRMEWSFIEAVMRKMGFSEIWITWIMRCITSRVNATTRQEVKDTLGIQNEGGMGTYLGIPEDISGSKCKLFAFLKDKLMHRVNGWTGRWLSKGGKEVLIKSILLALPTYVMSTFLLPLEICENLASAIARFWWSSNPPKRGIHWAKWEKVCAPREEGGIGFRMIHEFNLALLAKQLWRLVQFPDSLAARVLRGRYYRLSSPLRVNSTNNPSYVWNSISAARKLLLLGIRLKIHSGYDVKVWEDPWIPTIPSRPAAPVAPVMHPNMRVSDLINQTSKEWDVRLLESYVNMDDIQLIRSLAVSSSHRRDSFCWSYTRNGQYTVKSGYWVARNLLNVEEEQEVLEPSITNLQAFAWKLKAPTKIRHLIWQLLTGHVAVTRNLARRNMRCDNYCPRCGELEESVTHAIFECPPALQVWSLSATPTSPEVFPVSSIYTNMDYLFWRKNSIIEPEQDRDPYPWIIWYIWKASNEKLFMGIDRDPLELVRYAESECRAWFEANEVIQPVPQGNNMVIPQVISFGNICLLDGSWIASANFSGCGWVWMDSRGKAQLMGLKNITRRESALHSEVEALQWAMENMLQHSTCQSFGTDCKDLIAMLEEPHAWPSFATELEKIETLRICFPEFSITHTTSRPP from the exons atgacgtttgtttatggGGATCCTGTATTAGACAGACTAGATCAggtttgggaacgtcttacgcgtttctcaacGACAAGAACTGGACCTTGGTTTATGATAGGTGACTTTAATGAAATTACGTGTCATGAGGAAAAAGTAGGGGGAAGGCAGCGACCTGCTAGTTCTTTCCTGGCTTTTAAACAGATGCTTAATGATTGTGGAATGTTAGAGTTCCCTTTCACGGGTGACATGCTCTCATGGGTAGGCAAGCGAGCAGGAGGGTCTACAGTTAGATGTCGCTTGGACAGGGCGGTAGGAAATGCGGATTGGCATGAGAAGTTTCCCCATTCGAGTATAAAGTATATGAGGCTGTGGGGATCGGACCATCGTCCGATTCTTGCAGATATACTGGTAAAGCCAATGATGAGATCAAAAACGTTCAAGTTTGATAAGAGATGGCTAGATAACGAGGAGCTCAGGCAAGTCATCCTGGAGGGATGGAAATCGCCTGATCTCCCTCCAGATGCGTCTATTATGGAACATATTTCAAGCTGTCGAAAGGCTCTGGGAGAATGGAGGAGACAACATAATATTAATTCTGCGAAATTAGTGGAGGAGCTTAAAGAAAAAGTGGAGGCCATGTATGCGGATAACAATGCCACAACTGAGGAAATTGCAGCGGCTTTGAAGGAACTCTCTGAGGCTCTTAAGGCCGAGGAGATGTTCTGGAAGCAGAAGAGTCGG ATCTTTGAATCGTCTAATCCTGAGGACATTGGAGAGGCACTAACTCAAGTTCCTACGACAATCACTGGGGCAATGAATGAAAGCCTTACAGCTCCGGTAACGGAATGGGAGGTCAAATTAGCACTTTTTGCTATGCACCCAGAAAAGGCCCCAGGCCCAGATGGGATGACTGCGCTATTCTATCAGAAATTTTGGGATATTGTAAAGGAGGATTTGACTCTTATGGTCAATAAATTCCTTGTCGAGGGAACAGTGGTGAATGGATTAAATGATACGAATATATGTCTCATCCCGAAAATGACCAAGCCTAATGATATGGCTCAGTTCCgacccataagtctgtgtaatgTCAGCTATAAGATAATCTCGaaggtcttatgccagagaTTAAAGAAAGTGCTACCAGGATTGATTTCGGAaacccagtcagcctttgttgctgggAGGCAGATCTCAGACAACATTATGATTGCTCAAGAAATGTTTCACGCATTGCGAACCAAGCCAAGTGGACGCAGTAAAAGGATGGCCATTAAGACGGACATGAGCAAAGCGTATGATAGAATGGAGTGGTCGTTTATTGAAGCTGTCATGCGTAAAATGGGCTTCTCAGAGATTTGGATAACCTGGATAATGAGATGCATTACGTCG cgaGTTAATGCAACTACCAGACAAGAGGTCAAAGATACACTGGGAATACAAAATGAAGGAGGGATGGGAACCTACTTGGGTATTCCAGAAGACATAAGCGGCTCCAAGTGCAAATTGTTTGCTTTCCTTAAGGATAAGTTAATGCACAGGGTAAATGGATGGACGGGTAGGTGGCTttcaaaaggaggaaaggaagtaTTGATAAAATCGATTTTGTTAGCTCTCCCGACTTATGTAATGTCTACtttcctgctccctttggagatatgtgaaaacTTAGCTAGTGCCATTGCACGCTTCTGGTGGAGCTCGAATCCCCCAAAGAGAGGAATACACTGGGCGAAATGGGAAAAGGTGTGTGCACCAAGAGAGGAAGGTGGGATTGGGTTtcgtatgatccatgagtttAATCTGGCATTGTTGGCAAAACAATTATGGAGGTTGGTTCAGTTCCCAGATTCATTGGCTGCCCGGGTCTTGAGGGGAAGATACTACAGATTAAGTTCTCCGCTGAGAGTAAACTCTACCAATAACCCATCGTATGTGTGGAATAGCATCTCTGCTGCAAGGAAGTTGCTACTACTGGGAATCAGACTGAAGATTCACTCAGGATATGATGTTaaggtgtgggaggatccgTGGATCCCAACGATCCCATCAAGACCGGCGGCTCCTGTTGCGCCTGTTATGCACCCCAACATGAGAGTTAGCGATCTCATTAATCAGACATCGAAGGAATGGGATGTTCGGCTTTTGGAGAGCTATGTCAACATGGACGATATACAACTTATAAGGAGTTTAGCCGTAAGCTCATCTCATCGCCGCGACTCCTTCTGTTGGAGCTACACAAGAAACGGACAATACacagttaaatctggatattgggtagCGCGGAACTTATTAAATGTGGAGGAGGAACAGGAGGTTTTGGAGCCAAGTATCACCAATCTTCAAGCTTTTGCTTGGAAGCTGAAGGCGCCTACGAAGATacgtcatcttatatggcagttGTTGACTGGGCACGTGGCAGTAACAAGGAATTTAGCAAGACGCAATATGAGATGTGATAATTACTGCCCGAGGTGTGGAGAATTAGAAGAATCTGTAACTCATGCCATCTTTGAATGCCCGCCAGCGCTACAAGTTTGGAGCCTATCAGCAACCCCAACAAGCCCAGAGGTATTTCCAGTATCAAGCATCTACACGAACATGGATTAtctattttggaggaaaaactCTATTATTGAGCCGGAACAAGacagggatccttatccctggataatttggtatataTGGAAGGCTAGCAATGAAAAACTATTCATGGGGATAGATAGAGATCCTTTGGAGTTAGTTCgatatgcagagagtgaatgtcGAGCCTGGTTTGAGGCGAATGAAGTGATACAACCAGTGCCACAAGGAAACAATATGGTGATCCCCCAAGTCATAAGCTTTGGCAACATATGCCTGTTAGATGGGTCTTGGATAGCATCGGCCAactttagtggatgtggatgggtgtGGATGGACAGTAGGGGGAAGGCTCAGCTTATGGGGTTAAAAAATATTACTCGACGTGAATCAGCCTTGCACTCGGAAGTTGAAGCACTACAGTGggcaatggagaatatgcttcaacactcaACATGTCAGAGCTTTGGGACGGATTGTAAGGACCTGATTGCTATGCTAGAGGAACCTCAtgcttggccaagctttgcgacaGAATTGGAGAAGATCGAGACGCTACGGATATGCTTCCCGGAGTTCAGCATTACTCAT accacctcaagacCACCTTAA